One segment of Tachyglossus aculeatus isolate mTacAcu1 chromosome 16, mTacAcu1.pri, whole genome shotgun sequence DNA contains the following:
- the RGS5 gene encoding regulator of G-protein signaling 5 — translation MCKGLAALPHSCLERAKEIKTKLGTLLQRPDSAIDLIIPYSEKPQKPVKAPKPTPEEAAQWRGSLDKVLQNNYGLASFKSFLKSEFSEENLEFWIACEDFKKIKSPTKMAEQAKKIYEEFIQPEAPKEVNIDHLTRTSTEENLAEPSPCCFEMAQRRVHALMEKDSLPRFIRSHFYDQCGQ, via the exons ATGTGCAAGGGGCTGGCCGCGCTGCCCCACTCCTGCCTGGAGAG ggCCAAGGAGATCAAGACGAAACTCGGTACCCTCCTCCAGAGACCCGATTCAGCCATCGACCTCATCATTCCCTACTCCGAGAAGCCGCAAAAACCCGTCAAGGCCCCTAA GCCGACCCCCGAGGAAGCCGCCCAGTGGAGGGGCTCCCTGGACAAAGTCCTGCAGAACAACT ACGGGCTGGCCAGCTTCAAAAGCTTTCTGAAGTCGGAGTTCAGCGAGGAGAACCTGGAGTTCTGGATCGCCTGCGAGGATTTCAAGAAGATCAAGTCTCCGACCAAGATGGCAGAGCAGGCCAAGAAGATCTATGAGGAGTTCATCCAGCCCGAGGCGCCCAAGGAG GTGAACATCGACCACCTGACCCGCACGAGCACGGAGGAGAACTTGGCCGAGCCGTCGCCCTGCTGCTTCGAGATGGCGCAGAGGCGCGTCCACGCCCTCATGGAGAAGGACTCGCTGCCTcgcttcattcgctcccacttcTACGACCAGTGTGGCCAGTAG